One Macrobrachium rosenbergii isolate ZJJX-2024 chromosome 10, ASM4041242v1, whole genome shotgun sequence DNA window includes the following coding sequences:
- the LOC136843044 gene encoding uncharacterized protein: MTKASMSACAEALLSSWTSRFGVPDSITMERGPPFLLKLWVALAWLMRTTLQSTTAYNPAANGMVERAHSSLKAALMAHCIDDNWKAQLPWVLLGLRTAPRAGDDESPAEKVYGETLAVLGEFFPMASDDADTSLPMLREVAQKFTPCRKTFTDRTHVYSPWALNTCTHIFIRIDTHP; encoded by the coding sequence ATGACGAAAGCATCAATGAGCGcctgtgcagaggccctcctgtCGAGTTGGACCAGCCGTTTCGGTGTGCCTGACAGCATAACTATGGAAAGGGGCCCGCCATTCTTGTTGAAGCTCTGGGTCGCCCTGGCATGGCTGATGAGGACAACTCTCCAAAGTACGACAGCATataaccctgcagccaacggcaTGGTGGAAAGGGCCCACAGTTCattgaaggcagctctgatggcacacTGTATCGATGACAATTGGAAggcccagctcccctgggtcctgctgggtctccgcaccgcaccgaGGGCAGGCGACGACGAATCTcctgcagagaaagtctacggcgAAACACTAGCCGTTCTGGGAGAGTTCTTCCCCATGGCGTCGGATGACGCAGATACCTCCCTTCCAATGCTGAGGGAGGTGGCACAGAAGTTCACGCCCTGCCGAAAGACTTTCACGGACAGGACCCACGTCTACAGCCCTTGGGCCCTGAATACCTGCACCCACATCTTCATCAGGATCGacacccacccttga